The Metabacillus litoralis genome contains a region encoding:
- a CDS encoding GntR family transcriptional regulator yields the protein MRQFDKLPLIISEDIPIPLNLFLKEQIKYLIVKGILQPGDYLPNVHQLGDQLGINRNTVNSAYTLLKDEQILLMGKGKRTQISSHNSVHSLKETAVHRSIEQVVKDSVEQGYTLEQFLSVTYMYSQYFIKETKVRILFIECNEHDYHFYFNQLVNYLPNAEIELAFIHSDDLNHKLRDCSIIITTLNHSEELRRIVSPQTYVYTIGATLEPTKLVSLSKIKPESKVSFMCFGEKGSKWMSQKVNEAGINQFHISHAHLNMPEHELEFIYQHSDFVFISEGALPFIKQKPNHMISLPLTLEETSIHILKGINQSL from the coding sequence ATGCGCCAATTTGATAAATTACCCTTAATCATTTCTGAAGATATTCCTATACCATTAAACCTTTTTTTAAAAGAACAAATAAAATATTTAATTGTAAAAGGCATTTTACAACCAGGTGACTATCTGCCAAATGTACATCAGCTTGGTGATCAATTAGGGATTAATCGTAATACAGTTAACTCAGCGTACACTTTATTAAAAGATGAGCAAATCTTGTTAATGGGTAAGGGAAAAAGAACTCAGATCTCCAGCCATAACTCAGTCCATTCGTTAAAGGAAACAGCTGTTCATCGATCGATTGAACAAGTTGTTAAGGATAGCGTTGAGCAGGGTTATACACTGGAACAATTCTTATCCGTTACATATATGTACAGCCAATATTTTATAAAAGAAACAAAAGTACGTATTTTATTTATCGAGTGTAACGAACATGATTATCATTTTTACTTTAATCAATTAGTTAACTATCTACCAAATGCCGAAATTGAATTAGCTTTTATTCATAGTGATGATCTTAATCATAAACTTCGTGATTGTTCAATCATTATTACCACACTCAATCACTCTGAAGAATTAAGAAGAATTGTTTCTCCCCAAACATATGTTTATACTATTGGAGCTACTTTGGAACCAACAAAACTAGTTTCCCTTTCAAAGATTAAGCCAGAAAGTAAAGTAAGCTTTATGTGTTTTGGGGAAAAGGGTAGTAAATGGATGAGTCAAAAAGTGAATGAGGCTGGCATCAATCAGTTTCATATATCTCATGCTCATTTGAATATGCCAGAGCATGAATTAGAGTTCATTTATCAACATTCAGATTTTGTTTTTATTTCAGAAGGGGCCCTGCCTTTTATTAAACAGAAACCAAACCATATGATATCTCTTCCATTAACATTAGAAGAAACAAGTATTCATATTTTAAAAGGAATTAATCAATCTTTATAA
- a CDS encoding rhamnogalacturonan acetylesterase — MITIRFYLTIPIVGFSLFFVALSIIKGHETFAIMNFHEEEKVHIYLAGDSTVSTYKKTLAPRMGWGQVLDEMFNERVMIHNEAVSKRSSKSFYNEGRLTKIVNHLQQGDYLFIQFGHNDEKVNDPSRYTEPFTTYKKYLKKYILAARSKGAFPVLITPVERRKFSPDGHIVHTHGDYPKAMKQLAEEENVPVIDLTSKSNQLFSKLGANKTKELFLWLPPNKNPHFPEGKKDNTHFQERGAYIVASLVIDGIKELNLPIKEHIVNQDK; from the coding sequence GTGATCACCATTCGATTTTACTTAACAATACCAATAGTAGGATTTAGCCTATTTTTTGTAGCCTTATCTATTATTAAGGGGCATGAAACTTTTGCTATTATGAACTTTCATGAAGAAGAAAAGGTTCATATTTATCTTGCTGGGGATTCAACTGTGTCAACTTATAAAAAGACTTTGGCACCTAGAATGGGTTGGGGTCAGGTTTTAGATGAAATGTTTAATGAGAGGGTTATGATTCATAACGAAGCAGTATCTAAAAGAAGCTCTAAGAGTTTTTACAATGAGGGAAGATTAACAAAAATAGTTAATCATTTACAACAAGGTGACTATCTCTTTATTCAATTCGGACATAATGATGAAAAAGTAAATGATCCAAGCAGATACACTGAACCATTTACAACCTATAAGAAATACTTAAAAAAATATATTTTAGCTGCAAGGTCAAAAGGGGCTTTCCCAGTACTAATAACTCCGGTTGAGCGTAGGAAATTTTCACCAGATGGACATATCGTTCATACACATGGTGATTACCCAAAAGCAATGAAGCAATTAGCTGAAGAAGAAAATGTGCCAGTAATTGACCTAACATCAAAAAGTAATCAGCTTTTTAGTAAACTCGGAGCTAACAAAACGAAAGAACTTTTTTTATGGCTCCCTCCAAATAAAAACCCACATTTCCCTGAGGGAAAAAAAGATAACACACATTTTCAGGAACGAGGTGCTTATATTGTGGCATCTTTAGTAATTGATGGAATAAAGGAACTAAATCTACCTATTAAAGAACACATTGTTAATCAAGATAAATAA
- a CDS encoding HPP family protein — MQRSVGNTSQSNNELQLKKKRSSPLKVSLQAILVGGFGSFFTIFALSLISWNDVALLMAPFGASCVLAFHVWDSPLSQPRNIIGGHFISTLVGLIVLNCFGNHAWTLALGVGLAIMMMILTKTTHPPAGADPIVVILAGSTWEFLFLPVLSGAILLSLLAYIVNNLQPNRKYPTFWV, encoded by the coding sequence ATGCAAAGATCAGTTGGAAATACAAGTCAAAGTAATAATGAATTACAACTAAAGAAGAAAAGAAGTTCACCATTAAAGGTTAGTTTACAAGCTATATTAGTAGGAGGTTTTGGAAGTTTTTTCACAATATTTGCTTTGTCATTAATAAGTTGGAATGATGTGGCTTTATTAATGGCACCATTTGGAGCAAGTTGTGTTTTGGCTTTTCATGTATGGGATTCTCCACTATCGCAACCTAGAAATATTATAGGTGGTCATTTTATTTCAACCTTAGTTGGTCTGATTGTTTTGAATTGTTTTGGTAATCATGCTTGGACGTTAGCTTTGGGTGTAGGTCTTGCTATTATGATGATGATTCTTACAAAAACGACTCATCCACCAGCTGGTGCGGATCCAATTGTGGTGATCCTAGCGGGAAGTACTTGGGAATTCTTATTTTTACCTGTATTATCTGGGGCGATTTTGCTGTCATTACTCGCATATATCGTTAATAACTTGCAACCTAACAGAAAATATCCTACCTTTTGGGTATAA
- a CDS encoding methyl-accepting chemotaxis protein — MKSKLTLKTIKSKLSVTLIMVSIIPLIIMSTLLYFMTNQAFSTIMTNNQASTKESISNQLKDVSEELLNLTALYANNRELIEAYYSGDRENLAKIAGPIYERLQKEHLVDVFEFGSVDGTVFYRGHNPEKFGDDKSDKTAIQEGLKGTASTGFEFGSSGLAVRAFVPITYNNQIIGTLQTGLDSQVIESITQSVKGVQLNIMNVEGEILVGSDKNAIGTTFQDESVIKQVTTGREISKENKQSVDLYMPLYDPTKTEVIGIINLRQDVAILNKVQNQILIYLFLIGAGAALMVIIVALLISRGFSRPLQQVNNIMDEISKGNLKNEYTGKERNDEFGNLINSVLDTQLKLRSMIENISEVSSNVQKQSTIMKNSCDEVNLSSQQVALTMQELSSGSESQATSTTSLSQQIEALSQRISEANIDGDLIKESSVHVKSLTNKGYELMIESIDQMNMINKIVNESVQKVEGLDRQTNEISNLINVIQEIANQTNLLALNAAIEAARAGESGKGFAVVADEVRKLSEQVSQSISGITAITNNIQTESSNVVTSLMTGYEQVVEGTNQIKETGNKFEQINVSVSDMVNKIQAITLNLNEIKESSSEINHAIEHIASISEEAAAGIEETSASAVETTTSMDHVSSQADGIEEQAEKLESLIRKFKM; from the coding sequence ATGAAAAGTAAATTGACCTTAAAAACAATAAAATCAAAGCTTTCCGTTACACTAATCATGGTTTCAATTATTCCATTAATAATAATGAGTACGTTACTTTATTTTATGACAAATCAAGCTTTTTCAACTATTATGACCAACAATCAAGCTTCAACGAAGGAATCTATATCCAATCAGTTAAAAGACGTCTCAGAAGAATTATTAAACTTAACAGCACTTTATGCAAATAACCGAGAATTAATTGAAGCTTATTATTCAGGAGACCGGGAGAATTTAGCAAAGATTGCTGGTCCTATCTATGAAAGATTACAGAAGGAGCATTTAGTAGACGTATTTGAATTCGGAAGTGTAGATGGTACCGTTTTTTATAGAGGTCATAATCCTGAAAAGTTTGGCGATGATAAAAGCGATAAAACGGCTATTCAAGAAGGATTAAAAGGTACTGCTTCTACAGGCTTTGAATTTGGAAGTAGTGGGTTAGCCGTCCGTGCATTCGTGCCAATTACTTATAACAATCAAATTATTGGTACATTACAAACGGGACTTGATAGTCAAGTTATTGAATCAATTACCCAATCTGTTAAAGGTGTACAATTAAATATAATGAATGTAGAAGGCGAGATTTTAGTAGGATCAGATAAAAATGCTATAGGGACAACGTTCCAGGACGAATCAGTTATAAAGCAAGTTACTACTGGAAGAGAAATATCAAAAGAAAATAAACAATCCGTTGATTTATACATGCCTTTATATGATCCAACGAAAACTGAAGTAATTGGAATAATAAATTTGAGGCAGGATGTAGCTATATTAAATAAAGTTCAAAATCAAATTCTTATCTATCTATTTCTTATTGGGGCCGGAGCAGCTCTAATGGTCATTATTGTTGCTTTGTTGATTAGCAGAGGTTTCTCGAGACCATTACAACAGGTAAATAATATTATGGATGAGATTTCAAAAGGAAATCTCAAAAATGAATATACTGGAAAAGAGCGTAATGATGAGTTTGGTAATCTAATTAATTCCGTTCTTGATACTCAATTAAAACTTAGATCAATGATTGAAAACATATCAGAGGTATCTTCTAATGTTCAAAAGCAGTCAACTATAATGAAAAATTCGTGTGATGAGGTTAATTTGTCTAGTCAGCAAGTTGCTTTAACAATGCAAGAGCTGTCAAGTGGGTCAGAGTCCCAAGCAACATCGACTACAAGCTTATCTCAACAAATAGAAGCTCTTTCACAACGTATCTCTGAGGCCAATATTGATGGAGATCTTATTAAAGAATCTTCAGTACATGTGAAAAGTCTAACCAATAAAGGTTATGAGCTAATGATCGAATCTATAGATCAAATGAACATGATTAATAAAATTGTTAACGAATCTGTCCAAAAAGTTGAGGGATTAGATAGACAAACAAATGAGATTTCCAATTTGATAAACGTTATTCAAGAGATTGCTAATCAGACTAACTTATTGGCATTAAACGCTGCGATTGAAGCAGCAAGAGCAGGGGAGAGCGGGAAAGGGTTTGCAGTTGTAGCTGATGAAGTTCGAAAATTATCAGAGCAAGTATCGCAGTCCATTTCTGGTATTACTGCTATTACAAATAACATTCAAACCGAGTCTAGTAATGTTGTTACATCCCTTATGACTGGTTATGAACAGGTAGTGGAAGGAACAAATCAAATTAAAGAAACGGGCAATAAATTTGAACAAATCAATGTGTCTGTTAGCGATATGGTGAACAAAATTCAAGCCATTACTCTAAATCTAAACGAAATAAAAGAGAGCAGTAGTGAGATCAATCATGCCATTGAACATATTGCTTCTATTTCAGAGGAAGCTGCTGCGGGAATTGAAGAAACATCAGCTTCTGCAGTCGAAACAACAACTTCGATGGATCATGTTTCTTCTCAAGCAGATGGAATTGAAGAACAAGCTGAAAAGCTAGAATCGTTAATTAGAAAGTTTAAAATGTGA
- a CDS encoding Fur-regulated basic protein FbpA has protein sequence MCEATKDTFITKAEIISALLDQNVFKMPDGRQFYEATEKELELILYSRSAKDHYC, from the coding sequence ATGTGTGAAGCAACAAAAGATACTTTTATAACTAAAGCGGAAATTATTTCTGCTCTTTTGGATCAAAATGTTTTTAAAATGCCTGATGGAAGACAGTTTTATGAGGCAACTGAAAAAGAATTAGAGCTTATTCTCTATTCCAGATCCGCTAAGGATCATTACTGTTAA